The Acipenser ruthenus chromosome 15, fAciRut3.2 maternal haplotype, whole genome shotgun sequence genomic sequence GTGGGACGGTGGGACTGTGTGAACGAGGGTATGCACAAGGTGAGGCAGTGACAGGTGTCAGGTCCCGGGCAGGCGTGTGGTTGTGGAGTGACAGGGTAGCGGGAgacctcctctcctcccctccctacACAGAGTGAAGCCGGGGCTGCCCCTGGGGCTAGCAGTGCCTGGCGGATGGGCCCAGTCTGCTTTAATTCAATGCGATGAATGCCTCTAGCTTTACTGCAAAGTGTTTAATGGATTTGAATGTGAAAAGGGGtggaaggggaggggaggcagaagggagaggaggaggggaagcTGGCTCTTTGTTTGGGAAGGGCTGCTGTTTTAGACCTTGGATCATCTATTGAGCATTTGGAGAGCTGAGAGggccccctctttctccctccctccctctctctctccctctctaaccTCTCTGGGTTCATTAGCATAGCAGCTGCCAAGTGAGGGAACGGGGAAGCGAGTCAATGGGAACACAGTCTGGGGGAATGAATAGAGAGGGAACATAGCTGAAGTGAAAGGacaaaggggagaggagagaagaatgGGGCTCTGAATGGGGCTGGCTGTGTTGGGAAGGTGGAGGCGCAGAATGGagtgaaagaatgaaagaaagttAAAAAGAGCAGAGGGCAGCCGAACCCTGACTGACCACCTGTCTCTCAGTGCGGACGCAGCGCTCGGGCGGGGCGGGGTGGGGTGGGTCTGGCGGGGGGATAGAGCGCCAGGACTGGGTGGGTCAGTCAAGGGGCAGCAATATTTTCTGCTCTTTGTTTATTGCTTTATTTGATATCCCCTTCGGGTcacgatttttttatttaatttttttatgggTTTGAGAAGtttccctgccaaaactttgaaaaaaaaaacaattctatgcattataaaatagatgcaTAGCTAGAGAAACTTAACCCAGTACAGCTGTGCACTCAGTAAGAGGAGATGTAGTAATCTCTGTGTTTTATACCAAGCGACTTTATCTTAAAGACTAGAATGCTAGCCCCTAGTCTACCTGCCTGGCTGGATGACTTTGTGCTTGATGGTGTTTTGTGTTTGCGAATCCTAAATGACTTGGGGAGATCTACGTGTGGTTTGGTAAGGATTGTACTTCATAGCACAGTTCTTGGTGTATGCCGTTGTATTGCACCTGAAAAGACAGAGGCAAGCAGGCAGTTCCTGTGACTCAATGAAGGAGTCTTGACAAAAAAAATGCCAAAagtcacttttttattattttttttacaccttcATCTGATTACAAGTTAGTTCTGACAAGTTATACAAAAGACAATAAATAAGCAAAAGATAAAAAcagagagtgtctgtgtgtgtgcaatgCCGTGCCCTGAAACCAGGTTCCAAGCCCATGGGCTGCTCTATTTTGAATTCTGGGACACATCAATAACAATCATAAGGAAAATGAGATAATGAGTGTATTAGAATTTTGTTGTCATAAGAAACTTGGTATCAGGAGTCTAGGTTTCAGGCCCCTGCACAGCACAacatggctttgtgttccctcagctttagcgGACGCCCGTGCAATCGGCTCTATCACATCACCCTGAATTTGTTGGGAAGGATACGTAGTTTCCATGTATATCACAGACCTCTCGGGGTTTTCACTTTCAAGTTAAAAAGCAGACAAAACCAGCGGCTGTGTGGGTTTATTGAGGATCAAATATCAACACGAACTCTGAGCTTCtaacccagagagagagagagagagagagagagagagagagagagagagagagagagagagagagagagagagagagagagagagagagagagagagagagagagagagagagagagagagagatccaccAAGGAAAATATCATGCCATTGCACAGTGGCTGGGCTGTGATCTCTTCACTGAAAACAACACGCTTTTTGGCCCCTGTATTTAGTGCCGTCAGATTTAAAATGACATGATGATACTAGTGCTCATAATAATTATGCAGTGCGTGGTGTTGATCTGATAAACCCACATGGCTCTGCTATTTTAAAGACCATAAACTAcacattgcaatatatatatgtcTCGCTGAGCAGTCTTTTTGGGTGGCAGTAGCCGCACAGCAAGTGGTTCCTACACAATACAGCAATTGATATCTATGTTCTGCAGGAAAAGCACGCAATACGAAATGTGCAGAGCGCCCCTTTATCGTTCCAGCAGTTTCACTGCAGCTGCACAAACCGTGCGGCGTGATTGACGTTACTGTATACAACACGTCAAAAGAGCGTTGTACTTATGAACTGCTATTacgaacaaacaaacagtgtGGTTTTGTGTAACGTCACAGCTAAGCAGGAAAGGGAAGCCCTTTAATAGGATTCGTCGTTTGTTTGCTTTCTTTGTTTAACCCCTTCTGTCACTGCGTGTATAATTGGACCACGCTGTTTCCTATATGCCTtgctattttataattttataaagctcattattttaaaatgatatttaaaaacCGTAAACCCCATGCAAAACGGATTTAGAAACCTGGCAGCCGTCCAGCTGCACGAGTCTAACAGTCAGGAACTGCACAACATTGAGATCCAGTTTGAATCAGCAACCTGCCGCTCATAGGAGCAGAAATCCCCTGCTCTCGGCTCTGCAACCCATTCTTCAATACCTGCTCGTTATTTTCTTTGGTGTTGTtgtctttataatatatgtaTTCTCACACATAATCCACGCATCCGTACAGTTTGACGGTAAAACATGGTGACGAGTCATGCACAAAAGAGCCCCCTACCCTCCCGTCTCTCCATTTTGGCATGGGAGGTCAGAGCAGAACTGTGCTCcaagtttattaaaataaaataagtgttcTCATTTGAAAGCAAAAGCAATATTAATAACGCacagaaacaaatacatttttgtttaaccACGAGTAAAGGTTTAATGATTTCGGCACTGCCTTGTACACAAACGTACACAATCACagcatacatgtttttttttgttttttttcacattgatCACAGCGTTACAACATTACATAATAATATATCTATGGGACGTCAATTTGCAAACGGCCTTTCTTTCATTTCGCTCCCAAACCAAGCCGTGTTCGCATGGTCCTGTCGATCTTCGTGCTGAATGTAAAAGCAAAAGACATTGACACAACTTGGTccaactttcttttttaaaaaaaaataaaacaccaatatagcactttatttttcatttatttaatctagtaattatttattttactgacaCGTCATAAATGTTATGACATGCTCCAGTAAATCTCCCACCAGACATCCGGGCATCGTGCAACTTGGCGTCACAACAATGGTCTCACCCTCCCTGCCCGCCGTACAACAATATGGCGACACACTTCACAAAAAGTGTTTGCCGTTATTTTTCCACACCCGATCACAGAGATACAAAGTCTTTGCAAACATTACGTTTTGCAAAAGTAACCCATTTCATAAGTAAAACCtggagctctttttttttttctttgttttttatacaaTAGTATTtcgttgtggttttttttttctattcagaaaaaatcaattaaaaaaaaaagttggtataAACCAACAGTTTATAAAAATCAGTTATCAGTGCAATGTAAATAAAATTGATTTCTCAAGTTTAAAACAAGCTATGCATATATATTTTCTTACGTTTTTAACCCAAACCATTTTTCTTCGCTTTCATTCACACATATGCTTGTAGATTCATCCACAGTTCACTGACTCTCGActaaaaatagcttttaaaaaaaaaaaaatgacgggAGGGGAGGCACATATACAGctcataacaaataaaacaaaacaaacgacagCACATGCGCCACAGAAAGAGCattccctctcacacacacacacacacacacacacacacgcacgcagagaCACACCTAGTGTGAAAGTGGGCACCTCGATATCTTTCTGCAATACAGTCCGATTCGAATCGTCCTTCGGTTAGCCTTTCAACTTTAACAATACACAATAATCATAATTATAAAAAGcagcattgcaaaaaaaaaaactgtttctagGTGATGTGACTTCAAAATGCAGCCAGTTCTGTTATGTTGTTGTTATCCGAGGTTTCTATTTTTCTTGCTGGAGTCGTGCGTGGCATTAAGAAGCGGAGGGAGAAAAAATATCCCAAAAGtctctcttcccccctccctccccgaGTCCTGTTCAGTAGTAAAATCCGTTGGCCTCAGCGCCTGAAAGTTTCCAAAACATCCACCAGGGGGCGCGAAAGGATCCACTTTTTATTGTGCAACAGTAACGCCctgactttttcttttaaatctaaaATCAGTCATGCTTTTAACTTTTTACAAGTCCCcaaaactatattaaaatataataccTCTTAAAAAAGAGATTGATGCTCAACAGTTTATGTTTGgtcgtgttaaaaaaaaaaaaaatcccaaagtaagGTTTTAGCAAAAGATCGTGTGACAAAAAATACATGTGTTGGGGGGTATGTGAAAAATTCTTCATTATAATATATTCTAGAATTGAAATTATAAACCGTAGTCGTTATTTAAATCAGTGATACATTAGCAGgctgttctgtgtttgtttacatctGAAACATGAAGAGGTATCCTTCTGGGAGTGAAATGGCAAGAAAATCGAAATAGTTGAGATATTGCAACGCTGATGACGCGAGGATCTAGTGAACATTTTTCCGAGTCAAACCCCTGCAGATCTCTTGCTAAAACCACGAATACTGTGTACAGTCGAGGTAGATGGCAAAGAAAACCAaaatacagtagaaaaaaaaaagatgagagtTATTTTTAGGAATtaactttaaaacaaacatagTTACAATGTCGTTCACGTGTGTGTTGTGGGCCTCCCACGTTCCACGGCAAACTGAAAAGGAAGCAGCTTCGTTCATCAAAACTTAAAATCACTTAATTtactttttgtgtttcttttaaacctgtatagattaaaaaaacactAATACAAGACTAAAAAATATGGACAGCGAGTATTTCTGAAGCGAAACTTGCAAATAAACGCTATCCATTCTGGAGTAAGCCAGAAAAACGGGTACATTATTCACATAGCATCTGCTCAACAATACTCCTTAGCTATAATTTAAACTGTAATCtatataggtttaaaaaaaaaaaaaaaacaccgcacacacacacaaaaacacattacagCATGCAGCCTGGATATAAATGGAAATGAGCCCACTTAACAAATGAATTCATgtttcatttaaacaaataaacatatccgcatgtttcatcttttaaaaactttcaaacaaaacaaaaaaaaggcctAAAAGGTGTGCGGGGCAGCGCGCCAGACCAAGGTTAATAAACAAGCGTTTCATGAACAGCAAGCAGACAGTAATAACAGGTTGTTACACAGACAGCGCACTGGGAAGCTTTTGAGAAGTGTTTGAACTGTTCAGTACCGACGCAGTGTTTGAACTGCGTTCATTTTCAATACTTCGGGGCaactaaatacaattttttttttttactacttttGTATTCTCCTAGATTAATTATACAGTAATAAATATCAACATGAATTTGCGCGCATCTGCGTAATCAACCTTTATTCTGCTTATAGCAGGCGATCGACTTTCTTTGTCTTCGCACGCAATCTGAAACGCTAGTTCTGAACGTTTGGTTTACCGGCGTTCACCTGCCCGCAATTCTTTGCGTAGGTGGCGGTTTTGCGCGCCGATCACCGTGCGGCGGAGGAATACCTCGCCTTGGTGATGAGGTATAAGACAATGTCCTGGTGTCCCCCGAAAGCAGCGATGTGTAGGGCGCTCCAGCCGTCCCTGTTAGCTAGCCGGGTGTCCGCTCCGAATTTCACCAACAGCTTCACCAATTCCAGATTCCCGTCAATTACTGACTGGTGCAGCGCCGTCTGCCCCTCGGGGCCGAAAGAATTGACGTTAAACTCGCAGTTCGTCATGTTCTGGAGGAGGGAATGTAGTTCCTTGGTGTTGCCTTGCTTCACCGCCTCCTGGAACACCTTCTGCGGCGCATTGCAGGGCGATATCTCGGTGTGACTCATGGCTGAGGAGCTGTGGTAGGCGGTCGCCGGAGCAGAAGTTAAGGGCTCCGCTGTGGTGTCGAAATAACCTGGGCACGTTATGTTATCCAGGATTGTAGGAGTAGCaaaaaattgactttttttttgcgGATTTAGTTCAGGAATCAagtttgaaaggaaaaaaaaaactcctccaAAATAATTGGAATACAATGCGCGCACAGCGTTTGATTAATGGCTGGAAATCCCAATGTACGAGATTCTACAGGGTCTTGTCGGTGTTATTTATTCGTATTGTTCCAACTACGTGTCTTGATTTCTCCCCAGAGTGAGCCAATGGCTTTTGTTTTTTCCTGAAAGCAGCAGTGTTGTCGCTCTCCTTGATTGAAACAATTGCACACTTTACGCGCTTTGTGGAATCGGTGCGTCTTGGAAAACACAATCCCTCGATTCGGGTTCAGCTGCACGCCACCACCGGGATGGGAAGGGTTTAGTTATATTACCTCTTCTTCTCTTTTCTTGAAAGTCGTTTCTCCCACCCCTTCACGGAGCCTCTTTTATGGCTTCAGTTTTGCAACTCGTTTTCAATTTGAATTCTctgtggaaataaaaaaaagccaagtTAGTACAGCGTTTTCTTTAAATAGATCATAAAAAGCAAGCCAGGCTCGTTTTCTATGTATACATGACGATTGCATGACTCCCCGCTGTATGCATTATTGCACAGTTCTATCACTCAGTATATTAAACGTCCCAAGGCGTTGCACTGCGGTCCTTCCTTCACTTGCCTGTGTTGTAATGTAAACCCGGGATCCTTCTTGCTTCGCATTAATCCGATGGCGCGCACCTACACTTGCTTTCCCGTCCCAGCTTGTTTCTGCGGCAGGTCTGTGCCGAGGGGTCCCTTTTACAAGCCTCTTATTTGCATAACAATGGGGCGCTCGAAACGAACCTCAGAGAGAAGGGGGCGGGACCGGGGGCACGGATTGGCGGTTATCCCACGTGTGTGGGCGTGATCAGAACCTGGAAATGTTGAAAAGGGGAGGGGCGCTGTCCTTGGAGCGCACTAAATGGGGCGTggttatctttatttttttcaccttGTTTTTACATATCGGGGATTTGCTGAATCGCTGGTGAACCTGGACGCACAGAGTGAAAATCAaaggactttattattattattattattattattattattattattattattattattggtttgatATACATGCAGAAAGATCAGTCAGAAACAGATTTGTTAACACCGCCACCAACAGCTTCTGTCCCTTTGGAATGTTATAAATAATACGTTTATAATATGGTTTATAATTTCAATAAtacgtttaaatatatatatattatatacggCAAACATTTATATTGGAAA encodes the following:
- the LOC117396861 gene encoding notch-regulated ankyrin repeat-containing protein A, whose translation is MSHTEISPCNAPQKVFQEAVKQGNTKELHSLLQNMTNCEFNVNSFGPEGQTALHQSVIDGNLELVKLLVKFGADTRLANRDGWSALHIAAFGGHQDIVLYLITKARYSSAAR